In the Micromonospora narathiwatensis genome, one interval contains:
- the yajC gene encoding preprotein translocase subunit YajC, producing the protein MLYAAASGGGAGSLTPILMIALLFGVMYFMMIRPQQKRRREAEQMQNTLAPGDEVVTIGGLYGTVTGVDDETVLLEVAPGVQTRYARPAVARVVKQAERPETIEPVTEDAEPVKE; encoded by the coding sequence GTGCTTTACGCAGCAGCGAGTGGTGGGGGAGCCGGCAGCCTGACGCCGATCCTGATGATCGCTCTGCTCTTCGGCGTCATGTATTTCATGATGATCCGCCCCCAGCAGAAGCGGCGCCGCGAGGCCGAGCAGATGCAGAACACGCTTGCCCCGGGCGACGAGGTCGTCACCATCGGCGGGCTCTACGGCACGGTCACCGGCGTGGACGACGAGACCGTCCTGCTGGAGGTCGCCCCGGGCGTCCAGACCCGGTACGCGCGCCCGGCGGTCGCCCGGGTGGTCAAGCAGGCCGAGCGCCCCGAGACGATCGAGCCGGTCACCGAGGACGCGGAGCCGGTCAAGGAATGA
- the secD gene encoding protein translocase subunit SecD, with the protein MAPPQGQMRPGRQLAVLGLIFVVLYLLVFFSGGASGGWKDRLEPRLGLDLVGGTRLTLEATNSVDGKPPTAANLEEARQIIESRVNAYGVAEAEVVTEGNRNIVISLPGENRDLTDVGSAAELRFRKVLKATDGSGATVAPAPSASATPEPSGSATPAPSGSATPSGSAAPKATASPSTGGQGGMAPAPSASATPTPSASASAAEPTASPSASEEPVSQTVEEQRKAVEQKVGADAWSAATGLQAPADLTADPALAEKLKPFGTLSPQEIAVLPVDMQFNVPTITCAQLDKRPPASIKDEKQKAVACESGAKYLLDVAKVVGTDVKNASAQLDQASAWVVSLNFTGKGQERWTALTRESYNNEGQACDQTALGQDGKCRVAVVLDNEIVSSPEIQGVLTGDSQITGNFDSKSANQLASQLRYGALPVTFVPQEQQNVTATLGDSHLKAGLLAAGIGMLLVIIYSFFYYRLLGSVIFLSLVLSGLLVFGSLVVLGRSIGFTLTLAGLAGMIVSLGVAADSFVIYFERLKDEIREGRSPRSAVPRAWIRARRTIISANAITLMSAVVLYIVSVGAVKGFAFALGLATVLDLVVVFLFRHPIMTMFARTRAFLSPRVSGLGRALPVRSAEQATARNPRVKEA; encoded by the coding sequence GTGGCACCACCTCAGGGACAGATGCGCCCCGGACGGCAGCTCGCCGTGCTCGGGCTCATCTTTGTCGTCCTCTATCTCTTGGTGTTCTTCTCGGGCGGTGCCAGCGGTGGCTGGAAGGACCGGCTGGAGCCCCGGCTCGGCCTGGACCTGGTCGGCGGCACCCGGCTGACGCTTGAGGCCACCAACAGCGTGGACGGCAAGCCCCCGACGGCCGCCAACCTCGAGGAGGCGCGCCAGATCATCGAGAGCCGGGTCAACGCGTACGGCGTGGCCGAGGCCGAGGTGGTCACCGAGGGCAACCGGAACATCGTCATCTCCCTGCCCGGTGAGAACCGGGACCTGACCGACGTCGGCAGCGCCGCCGAGCTGCGCTTCCGCAAGGTCCTCAAGGCCACCGACGGCAGCGGCGCCACCGTCGCGCCGGCCCCGAGCGCCAGCGCCACCCCGGAGCCGTCGGGCAGCGCCACGCCGGCCCCGTCGGGCAGCGCGACGCCGTCCGGCAGCGCCGCGCCGAAGGCCACCGCCTCGCCGAGCACCGGCGGGCAGGGTGGCATGGCCCCGGCGCCGAGCGCCAGCGCCACGCCGACCCCGTCGGCCTCGGCGAGCGCCGCCGAGCCGACCGCGAGCCCGAGCGCGAGCGAGGAGCCGGTTTCGCAGACCGTCGAGGAGCAGCGCAAGGCCGTCGAGCAGAAGGTCGGCGCGGACGCCTGGTCCGCCGCCACCGGCCTGCAGGCCCCGGCCGACCTGACCGCCGACCCGGCGCTGGCCGAGAAGCTCAAGCCGTTCGGCACCCTCTCCCCGCAGGAGATCGCGGTGCTGCCGGTCGACATGCAGTTCAACGTCCCGACCATCACCTGCGCCCAGCTCGACAAGCGGCCGCCGGCGTCGATCAAGGACGAGAAGCAGAAGGCTGTCGCCTGCGAGTCCGGTGCCAAGTACCTGCTGGACGTGGCGAAGGTGGTCGGCACCGACGTCAAGAACGCGTCCGCCCAGCTCGACCAGGCCAGCGCCTGGGTGGTGAGCCTGAACTTCACGGGCAAGGGCCAGGAGCGGTGGACCGCGCTGACCCGCGAGTCGTACAACAACGAGGGCCAGGCGTGCGACCAGACCGCGCTCGGCCAGGACGGCAAGTGCCGGGTCGCCGTGGTGCTGGACAACGAGATCGTCTCGTCCCCGGAGATCCAGGGCGTGCTGACCGGTGACTCCCAGATCACCGGCAACTTCGACAGCAAGAGCGCCAACCAGTTGGCCAGCCAGCTCCGCTACGGCGCCCTGCCGGTGACCTTCGTGCCGCAGGAGCAGCAGAACGTCACCGCGACCCTGGGCGACAGCCACCTCAAGGCGGGCCTGCTCGCGGCCGGCATCGGCATGCTGCTGGTCATCATCTACTCGTTCTTCTACTACCGGCTGCTCGGCTCGGTCATCTTCCTCAGCCTGGTGCTCTCCGGCCTGCTGGTCTTCGGCTCCCTGGTGGTGCTCGGCCGGTCGATCGGGTTCACCCTCACCCTCGCCGGCCTCGCCGGCATGATCGTCTCGCTCGGTGTGGCGGCGGACTCGTTCGTCATCTACTTCGAGCGGCTCAAGGACGAGATCCGGGAGGGCCGCAGCCCGCGCAGTGCGGTGCCGCGGGCGTGGATCCGGGCCCGCCGGACGATCATCTCGGCGAACGCCATCACCCTGATGTCCGCCGTGGTGCTCTACATCGTCTCGGTCGGCGCGGTGAAGGGCTTCGCCTTCGCGCTCGGCCTGGCGACCGTCCTCGACCTGGTCGTCGTGTTCCTCTTCCGTCACCCGATCATGACGATGTTCGCCCGGACCCGGGCGTTCCTGTCCCCGCGGGTCAGCGGTCTCGGTCGGGCCCTGCCGGTCCGGTCGGCCGAGCAGGCCACCGCTCGCAACCCGCGCGTCAAGGAGGCCTGA
- the secF gene encoding protein translocase subunit SecF has product MAKTGLASRLYRGEADLNIVGRRKLWFGVAGLLVLVAVFSFAFRGFSLGIEFAGGNSFQVPASVGTLDQAEEKVNAALQAQGGGITVVTAQKVGSTSGEYYELRTAQLSAEQANAVKAEMAQEFGINADQISGSQVSEAWGSQVTSRALLGLLIFIAVVAIYLILRFEWRMAIAAIASLLTNLVLTAGIYSLVGFEVTPSTIIGFLTILGFALYDVVVVFDKVQENTRGITANNNTTYGEASNLALNQSLMRSLNTSVVALLPVGGLLFIGAGLLGAGTLKDLGLVLFVGMAVAFLTSILLATPALVLLKNQDPRINAHNKRVLARRGAIARGEVAPKGAPRAVVAGDDVIDPEAAALAGAAPKVGARPVGKRSTGARGGRPGGGGNRPGGAKRR; this is encoded by the coding sequence ATGGCTAAGACTGGTCTGGCGTCCCGGCTCTACCGGGGCGAGGCCGATCTCAACATCGTCGGCCGGCGCAAGCTGTGGTTCGGCGTCGCCGGTCTGCTGGTGCTGGTCGCCGTGTTCAGCTTCGCGTTCCGCGGTTTCAGCCTCGGCATCGAGTTCGCCGGCGGCAACTCGTTCCAGGTGCCGGCCAGCGTCGGCACCCTGGACCAGGCCGAGGAGAAGGTCAACGCGGCGCTGCAGGCCCAGGGCGGCGGGATCACCGTGGTCACCGCGCAGAAGGTCGGCAGCACCAGCGGCGAGTACTACGAGCTGCGCACCGCGCAGCTCAGCGCCGAGCAGGCCAACGCGGTCAAGGCCGAGATGGCCCAGGAGTTCGGCATCAACGCCGACCAGATCAGCGGCAGCCAGGTCTCCGAGGCGTGGGGCAGCCAGGTCACCTCCCGGGCCCTGCTCGGTCTGTTGATTTTCATCGCGGTGGTGGCGATCTACCTGATCCTGCGCTTCGAGTGGCGGATGGCGATCGCCGCGATCGCCTCGCTGCTCACCAACCTGGTCCTCACCGCCGGCATCTACTCCCTGGTCGGCTTCGAGGTCACCCCGTCGACGATCATCGGCTTCCTCACCATCCTGGGCTTCGCGCTCTACGACGTGGTGGTGGTCTTCGACAAGGTCCAGGAGAACACCCGCGGCATCACCGCGAACAACAACACGACCTACGGCGAGGCGTCCAACCTGGCGCTGAACCAGAGCCTGATGCGGTCGCTGAACACCTCGGTGGTCGCCCTGCTCCCGGTCGGCGGTCTGCTCTTCATCGGCGCGGGCCTGCTCGGCGCGGGCACGCTGAAGGACCTGGGCCTGGTGCTCTTCGTCGGTATGGCGGTGGCGTTCCTGACCTCGATCCTGCTGGCCACCCCGGCGCTGGTGCTGCTGAAGAACCAGGACCCGCGGATCAACGCGCACAACAAGCGGGTGCTGGCCCGCCGGGGCGCGATCGCCCGGGGCGAGGTCGCCCCGAAGGGCGCGCCGCGGGCCGTGGTGGCCGGCGACGACGTCATCGACCCGGAGGCGGCCGCCCTCGCCGGGGCCGCCCCGAAGGTGGGCGCCCGGCCGGTCGGCAAGCGTTCCACCGGCGCCCGGGGCGGTCGCCCCGGCGGCGGGGGCAACCGGCCCGGCGGCGCGAAGCGCCGCTGA
- a CDS encoding adenine phosphoribosyltransferase — protein sequence MTETHTTGVRGDSGPEVAQLVASRVLDVPDFPQPGVMFKDLMPLFADGAVFREVIDGIIAYHGRDSFDAVAGIEARGFVLAAAIAYASGVGVVPVRKAGKLPRATHAASYSLEYGEATLEVHQDAFTAGHRVLVVDDVLATGGTAEATLDLVERAGGTVAGFTVLLELGFLDGRERLAPRPVHALLTV from the coding sequence GTGACGGAGACCCACACCACCGGCGTACGGGGAGACAGCGGCCCGGAGGTCGCCCAGCTGGTCGCCAGCCGGGTGCTGGACGTGCCGGACTTCCCGCAGCCCGGGGTCATGTTCAAGGACCTGATGCCGCTCTTCGCCGACGGTGCGGTGTTCCGTGAGGTGATAGACGGGATCATCGCGTACCACGGGCGGGACTCGTTCGACGCGGTGGCCGGCATCGAGGCGCGCGGGTTCGTGCTCGCCGCGGCCATCGCGTACGCCTCCGGGGTCGGGGTGGTGCCGGTGCGCAAGGCCGGCAAGCTGCCCCGCGCCACGCACGCCGCCTCCTACTCGCTGGAGTACGGCGAGGCGACCCTGGAGGTGCACCAGGACGCCTTCACCGCCGGTCACCGGGTGCTGGTGGTGGACGACGTGCTCGCCACCGGCGGCACCGCCGAGGCCACCCTCGACCTGGTGGAGCGGGCCGGCGGTACGGTCGCCGGCTTCACCGTCCTGCTGGAGCTGGGCTTCCTCGACGGGCGTGAGCGGCTCGCCCCGCGTCCGGTCCATGCACTGCTGACCGTTTGA